The following are encoded together in the Salvia hispanica cultivar TCC Black 2014 chromosome 6, UniMelb_Shisp_WGS_1.0, whole genome shotgun sequence genome:
- the LOC125193615 gene encoding VQ motif-containing protein 4-like, with the protein MEQYSSSSSSSGVHQPPPSPVTRSEPDNPYPATFIQADTSSFKQVVQMLTGSTGRPDAARHAIPPVRSGPRKDKPGSKLYERRSVHKSIKISSPGILSIRHGLLSGSPRPGMLSPSILDFPSLALCSPITPLVPDPFNRAVAAEDRAIGEKGFYLHPSPVNTPRDSEPRLLPLFPLTSPRLSGSSSTDVES; encoded by the coding sequence ATGGAGCAGTACAGCTCCAGCAGCTCCAGCAGCGGCGTCCACCAACCGCCGCCGTCGCCCGTGACCCGATCCGAACCCGACAATCCATACCCGGCAACCTTTATCCAGGCCGACACCTCCTCCTTCAAGCAGGTGGTCCAAATGCTGACCGGGTCCACCGGCCGGCCCGACGCAGCCCGACACGCGATCCCGCCCGTCAGAAGCGGGCCCCGCAAGGACAAACCCGGATCCAAGCTGTACGAGCGGCGCAGCGTCCATAAGAGCATCAAGATCAGCAGCCCCGGGATCCTCAGCATCCGCCACGGTCTGCTATCGGGTTCGCCCCGGCCCGGTATGCTCTCGCCCAGTATTCTTGATTTCCCGTCGCTGGCGCTCTGCAGCCCCATCACGCCGCTCGTGCCCGACCCGTTTAATCGGGCCGTGGCTGCGGAGGATAGGGCGATCGGTGAGAAGGGTTTTTATCTGCATCCGTCGCCCGTAAATACTCCGAGAGATTCGGAGCCCCGCCTTCTGCCCCTCTTTCCTTTGACTTCACCTAGACTTTCCGGGTCGTCGTCAACTGATGTGGAATCTTga